A segment of the Maylandia zebra isolate NMK-2024a linkage group LG2, Mzebra_GT3a, whole genome shotgun sequence genome:
ATGGAACAGCAGTTGTCCAGTGACAGCGACAGTTCCATTATCATTAAACCCACTTCAGCTGATTCTGACGTGGATACAAGTGTACCTGAGCTCAGAAGGACAGACAGTGTTATTGTAAGTTTATTCGTACAACTCCACTACAGATCTCAGATTTTTGTGCACAGAGCACAAAGTGAATAGACGGTAACAGTCAAATTTAAAACTAAGTCTTGTGAAAAAATATAATTACAATAACTACCTCCTGTACAATCATGTCACCTTGGATTACGAGCACGCCTTGATAGAACGACTGTAAGCTTGAGACAAGGGGTTTCTCATTTATCAATATTGTCAGGGACACTGATGTTTAATGTCTTTTCTAGTGTCTGAAGTTCAGAGGTTTTAGTGCTTCAAGTTCACAAAGGTTTTCAAGGTGTTACAGTAATAACAGTTGCTTAAATTCAATTAGCATTGCATTTGCATAGGTAGTAATGTATGATTGCATTTAGTTAGCAATAAAAGATTTTAAGGAATAGCTTAAAGTACGTAATGACTTTTGTGATCAACTTTATATTCTGTATGTTCTCATAAAAGGTGATACCTGTTATTTTTAAGCCTACGTATATTTTATCTGTGACACATTTTAAGTCTCTTTTGTGTAGTGAGGCAACGGGATTCTTCATTGTGATAGGATCATTTGTATCATTATTTCTTGTAAGGTGGTTCCAAAATGCCCATTTTATTTATGCGCTATGAGTAAAAtttatttctttgaatttgATAAAAGGAGCTCAACAAATGACTGTCATGCTTTTGTCGCCTACTAATTAAGCATTTGTCAGTCTCATCCCCTGACAATCCTGAAATTCAATGCACTACTAAAATCTTCAGTTTACCTGGAATACAGTTGATACTTGAGTAGATACTATTCTACCTTACAAACATAAAAGATGTTCTTCAAAGGTAATTGATCCAGGTAAAAATTATatcatatatttaaataaagaaaatcaattTCTATAAACattagtgtatatatatacaaaaagaAAACGAAGTTCAGCAATTTCCTAGAAACAGTGTTAGCTTAGAGATCACATTGTCCCAGATGTTTAAAACTAACCTAAGTGACTGTTAATGAGTTGACATCGCAGCTGTATTGACAGTCTTTGGGTAATGACAGCATATCCAGACAAAGCCACCCAGGGTTGTTTGGTAAATGTGATGCAGCAGAGGAAAGATTACTTAATATGACTAGTTCAAATTAAGTGGTGACATGTGTGGTACCGTAAATGGTATTAATACAACTGTCAATACCAGTACAGCTGTTACAACGACTAATGTACTACCTCTGGTCTTGAAATGtaactattttctttctttctttctttttttagcttACCAGACAAATGCTTGGATGCCCACCTATATCAAGTACGGACATCAGTGAGGAAGAATATGTTCCTCAAACTGCTGAAGAAAGTGACAGTTCTGCAGAAAGTCTCATACAacacaaaagaaagaagaaaaaagcacgGAAAACTACTTCAGGTAACTCTCAGGAAGATGTCCGACAACTGAAGAGAAGGTGTACCCGAACTCAATGCAATTCCTCAAATTCAAATGCTAAAGAATCCTCTTCACTTGATTCAGAAGACAGAAACACATCTGCTTCATTTGATGACACCAGAGAGTCCTCTTCACCTGATTGTTCTGATGTGACGGTTATgacactgaagaagaagaaacatggTGGCAGATTGTACAACAAAAAGTTCTACTGCAAGTTTTGCTGTAAACCTTTCAGCAAGATGGCACGCCATTTgcaatcaaaacacaaagataAACCAGAAGTGGCAAAAGCAATGGCTTTCCCAGTAGGGTCTAAAGAGCGGAAAATACAGTTGAGTTTATTAAGAAATCAAGGAAACCGTGCCCACAATAATGAGGTGATTAAAAAAGGACAAGGAATGGTGATACCTCGTCAACAATCCAGTGTACCTGTGAAACCCAGTGATTACTTGCACTGTATTAATTGTCAGGGTTACTTCAAGAGAAGGTCACTATGGAGGCACATGCAGAGATGTCATCTCAGCAGGAAGGTCAAAGGTTTAAGGCCAGGAACATCTAGAGTCCAGGCTACGTGTAAATATGCAGAGCCAGTCCCAGACAGTGTCAATGCACAATTTTGGAAATTGGTACAAGTCATGCATGATGATGAGATAACAAATGTTGTCCGCAAAGAGAGTTGCATACTGAAATTTGGGGAGCATCTTTTCAATAAGCATGGACATGATGTCACTAAACACGACTATATCAGACAGAAGATGCGTGAGACAGGGCGACTGGTGCTCCAAGGACAGAAAAATGGCAAGTTGAAAATGGTGTCTGATTTCTTTGTACCAGGTAATTTCCCTCATGTTATTGCAGCAGTGAAAAATGTTGCTGGCTTGAATGAggaaacaaacacatacaaaacacCATCTTTGGCACTGAAGTTAGGCCACAATCTCAAGAAAATAGCAGATGTTCTAGAATGTGAAGCAATGATCGCTGGTGATGAGAATACTATTCGCAATGTAAAGGTGTTCAAGCAAATCTGTGACACTAaatggagtgagtgcatatcaTCTAAGGCTCTCCGAAatctgactgaggcaaaatgGAATACTCCACAACTTCTTCCCTTTACTGAAGATGTGAAGAAGATGCACCAGTATCTCAACATACAACGGACGGAGTGTCATACGAAGCTCAAAGAAGAACCAAATAAGAAGCACTGGGCAGAACTTGCAAAAATCACATTGTGTGAAGTGATTATCTTCAACCGTAGAAGAGAAGGAGAAGTTTCCAAAATGACTCTTAATGCTTTCACATTGAGAGACACTTCATTGACTCATCCAGATGTTGAATTGGCTTTAACTGACCTGGAAAAGAAGCTTTGTAGGCACTTCCAACGAATAGAGATAAAAGGCAAACGTGGAAGAAAAGTCCCCATACTCCTCACACCTGATATGATGACATCAATGGATTTGCTCGTTGACACTCGCCGAAATTGTGAAGTATTAGATGAAAATCCTTTCATGTTTGCGAGAACGAAAGCACTTACTCACATCAGAGGGTCAGATGTTGTTCGACAGATCGCGCAGAGCTGTGGAGCAAAACAACCAGAAGCATTGTCCTCTACTAAATTAAGGAAGCACATGGCCACCATGTCCAAGATCCTTAACTTAAAAGACAATGAAATGGATAATCTGGCAGACTTCCTTGGCCATGATATTCGAGTGCATCGCGAATATTACAGACTGCCTGAAGGGACGTTACAGCTGGCCAAGATAAGCAAAGTCCTTATGGCCATGGAACGAGGACAGCTGTCAGATTTCAAAGGAAGAAATCTTGACGAAATAAACATTGATCCACAAGGTAAGAAATGTGTTAATAAATTGTGTATTTAAAATCGGAAGTATTTCAAAAATCATGCAGTATTATGCAGATGGCGCATGAGGGATGAGAGCTCCCATTGGTGTAGAGTAGCTAAGACTGTGCGTCCGTAAGCACGGTGGATGATAAGTTCTGTTCTTCCACACTGTCTACAAATGTTTTATTACTCATGAAAGGAGCTTCTTTCTGAGGAAAATTGGTAGGAGGCCTCAAATAGGAGACTGAAAAGGGCTCATTTGTAAAAAGCCTTTTCAGGTCACGTGTGAAATGAAACCCACCTGGTGGATACATTTGTGTTCTACCAACTTTATGCAGACTGAAGAAACTCTCTGGCAGAGTAATAAAACACTTTAACCTAAGAAGAAGTCCAATTGATGCAGTTTCTAGAAAACGTTATCTGGATGACTGACGACCTTCAGACAAATACGTATACATGTATACAGAGCTTTAACTACTGCTATCCTCCTCTCCCTAACACCTATTGTGTGATACTTTGTAACATTGCTTAGGAGCAgtcttaatgttttttttcccaaatgGTTGCTGTGTTTCCCAGAGAATGTAGCTGTTGACAGTGATGCATCAAACAGTGAAGATGAGGATAACACGAGTGTGACAGATGCTGCGTCATCTGCTGCGTCATCTGCTGCGTCATCTGCTGCGTCATCTGCTGCGTCATCTGCTGCGTCATCTGCTGCGTCATCTGCTGCGTCATCTGCTGCGTCATCTGCTGCGTCATCTGCTGCGTCATCTGCTGCGTCATCTGCTGCGTCATCTGCTGCGTCACCTGCTGCGTCACCTGCTGCGTCACCTGCTGCGTCACCTGCTGCGTCACCTGCTGCGTCACTCTTATCGACAAAATCTTCAGGTATGTTGCTAACTTGGGGATTACTCTGCTGTTGCTAAAGTATTACCATTAACATAAGGGCTATTACAGGTTAAGAACAAGAAAAAGATACCAGATGTAGGTTGCAGTCATATCATGGATTCACGCTATAACTTGTCAGTCTCTGTCACAAATGCAGCTGTGGAGGTAATGTCAGAGGTGAAGCTTTTATCACctcctttaaaaaatgtaagtaGTTAAAAAAATGTGAGTTCTACTTTAGATATCCAAAGAACTTT
Coding sequences within it:
- the LOC143420315 gene encoding uncharacterized protein LOC143420315 isoform X1 is translated as MLPTASTCDMRSTASCAALTRMEDGPSFSSTNGSAECTVADGTDAFNPAHKKEVKSRGLLRLEKLRRHHSVCEQRYERAQIKRLNDQRERTLFLHRSLDTKMEQQLSSDSDSSIIIKPTSADSDVDTSVPELRRTDSVILTRQMLGCPPISSTDISEEEYVPQTAEESDSSAESLIQHKRKKKKARKTTSGNSQEDVRQLKRRCTRTQCNSSNSNAKESSSLDSEDRNTSASFDDTRESSSPDCSDVTVMTLKKKKHGGRLYNKKFYCKFCCKPFSKMARHLQSKHKDKPEVAKAMAFPVGSKERKIQLSLLRNQGNRAHNNEVIKKGQGMVIPRQQSSVPVKPSDYLHCINCQGYFKRRSLWRHMQRCHLSRKVKGLRPGTSRVQATCKYAEPVPDSVNAQFWKLVQVMHDDEITNVVRKESCILKFGEHLFNKHGHDVTKHDYIRQKMRETGRLVLQGQKNGKLKMVSDFFVPGNFPHVIAAVKNVAGLNEETNTYKTPSLALKLGHNLKKIADVLECEAMIAGDENTIRNVKVFKQICDTKWSECISSKALRNLTEAKWNTPQLLPFTEDVKKMHQYLNIQRTECHTKLKEEPNKKHWAELAKITLCEVIIFNRRREGEVSKMTLNAFTLRDTSLTHPDVELALTDLEKKLCRHFQRIEIKGKRGRKVPILLTPDMMTSMDLLVDTRRNCEVLDENPFMFARTKALTHIRGSDVVRQIAQSCGAKQPEALSSTKLRKHMATMSKILNLKDNEMDNLADFLGHDIRVHREYYRLPEGTLQLAKISKVLMAMERGQLSDFKGRNLDEINIDPQENVAVDSDASNSEDEDNTSVTDAASSAASSAASSAASSAASSAASSAASSAASSAASSAASSAASSAASSAASSAASPAASPAASPAASPAASPAASLLSTKSSGASQTTRRKWTEAEIKAVEKTLMEYISSGKVPGKAECLNCIESSPLALKERRWEGVKFYVKNRIDALKRESVKRR
- the LOC143420315 gene encoding uncharacterized protein LOC143420315 isoform X2, which gives rise to MLPTASTCDMRSTASCAALTRMEDGPSFSSTNGSAECTVADGTDAFNPAHKKEVKSRGLLRLEKLRRHHSVCEQRYERAQIKRLNDQRERTLFLHRSLDTKMEQQLSSDSDSSIIIKPTSADSDVDTSVPELRRTDSVILTRQMLGCPPISSTDISEEEYVPQTAEESDSSAESLIQHKRKKKKARKTTSEDRNTSASFDDTRESSSPDCSDVTVMTLKKKKHGGRLYNKKFYCKFCCKPFSKMARHLQSKHKDKPEVAKAMAFPVGSKERKIQLSLLRNQGNRAHNNEVIKKGQGMVIPRQQSSVPVKPSDYLHCINCQGYFKRRSLWRHMQRCHLSRKVKGLRPGTSRVQATCKYAEPVPDSVNAQFWKLVQVMHDDEITNVVRKESCILKFGEHLFNKHGHDVTKHDYIRQKMRETGRLVLQGQKNGKLKMVSDFFVPGNFPHVIAAVKNVAGLNEETNTYKTPSLALKLGHNLKKIADVLECEAMIAGDENTIRNVKVFKQICDTKWSECISSKALRNLTEAKWNTPQLLPFTEDVKKMHQYLNIQRTECHTKLKEEPNKKHWAELAKITLCEVIIFNRRREGEVSKMTLNAFTLRDTSLTHPDVELALTDLEKKLCRHFQRIEIKGKRGRKVPILLTPDMMTSMDLLVDTRRNCEVLDENPFMFARTKALTHIRGSDVVRQIAQSCGAKQPEALSSTKLRKHMATMSKILNLKDNEMDNLADFLGHDIRVHREYYRLPEGTLQLAKISKVLMAMERGQLSDFKGRNLDEINIDPQENVAVDSDASNSEDEDNTSVTDAASSAASSAASSAASSAASSAASSAASSAASSAASSAASSAASSAASSAASSAASPAASPAASPAASPAASPAASLLSTKSSGASQTTRRKWTEAEIKAVEKTLMEYISSGKVPGKAECLNCIESSPLALKERRWEGVKFYVKNRIDALKRESVKRR